A portion of the Acidobacteriota bacterium genome contains these proteins:
- a CDS encoding lytic transglycosylase domain-containing protein — protein MISLALQGSCRSAKDVAGTSVAIADDMKKRNIRSITFLSVLVFVFPLTVASQETQTISRTSLARMDVLSRARLFEPTIEKAARNEGVDPLILWTIAYNETRFRPWLTSPKNAQGLMQFMPATAARFGLADPYEPTSSLLAAAKYVKYLGRLFDWKLESVLAAFNAGEGTVSAYLHGRELRVNGRVINASRRRMVGGVPPYRETLGYVTQGVEVYRWLQRQGRMSVPTNTFRPEQNANKEEPTKIVEVKESQAISVFYDPRTGKRSVMSSSNLNRLPQLDFGPVIVDPALPTNSNQLARSTFAGKLKNSEPSK, from the coding sequence ATGATTTCACTCGCATTGCAAGGGTCGTGCCGCTCCGCGAAAGATGTCGCTGGCACATCGGTTGCGATAGCCGACGACATGAAAAAACGAAACATCCGCTCGATCACATTTTTATCAGTGCTTGTCTTTGTATTTCCTCTGACAGTTGCCTCTCAGGAAACACAAACAATTTCTCGGACTTCACTTGCCCGAATGGACGTGCTCTCAAGAGCAAGATTGTTTGAGCCGACCATCGAAAAAGCGGCAAGAAATGAAGGTGTCGATCCATTAATTCTGTGGACGATCGCCTATAACGAAACGCGCTTCCGGCCCTGGCTGACCAGCCCGAAGAATGCTCAGGGGCTTATGCAGTTCATGCCAGCGACGGCAGCCCGATTTGGATTAGCCGATCCGTATGAACCGACATCCTCACTACTCGCGGCAGCAAAGTACGTGAAGTATCTGGGACGCCTGTTTGACTGGAAACTCGAGTCTGTTTTGGCAGCCTTTAACGCTGGCGAAGGGACTGTTTCGGCCTACCTTCATGGCCGAGAATTGAGGGTAAATGGAAGAGTTATCAATGCTTCAAGGAGACGGATGGTGGGCGGTGTCCCGCCCTATAGAGAGACTCTTGGGTATGTCACGCAAGGTGTGGAGGTTTATCGATGGCTTCAGCGGCAAGGACGGATGAGCGTACCCACAAATACATTCAGACCCGAACAAAACGCCAATAAGGAAGAACCCACAAAAATAGTTGAGGTTAAAGAAAGCCAAGCTATTTCGGTGTTCTATGATCCGCGAACCGGTAAACGAAGTGTTATGTCTTCCAGCAATTTGAACCGCCTTCCACAACTTGATTTCGGCCCCGTCATCGTCGACCCGGCACTTCCAACAAATTCGAATCAACTCGCCCGATCGACCTTTGCCGGCAAACTCAAGAATTCAGAGCCAAGTAAGTAG